One Coffea arabica cultivar ET-39 chromosome 5e, Coffea Arabica ET-39 HiFi, whole genome shotgun sequence DNA segment encodes these proteins:
- the LOC113743344 gene encoding tabersonine 16-hydroxylase 2-like, whose product MLVKIVKKSKPVKLPPGPRKLPIIGNLHHLNGSLPHRTLADLAKKYGPLMHLQLGEVSTVVVSSADVAKDFLNKYDTIFANRPTLLTSTILFYNNTHISFSPYGDYWRQLRKTYTMELLSARRVQTFRSIREDEVLNMIKSISSEEGSVVNFTTKLYSLTLSITARAAFGKRSKYHDEFLSLMNEVVILLSGFNVVDMYPSFKILERITGIRHKLDRLHKQIDEVLENILNEHKVKRAGWKPGNGEANQDLVDVLLNIQESGEFGAPLTDNNVKAVIFEIFLAGGETSSTTMAWAMAEMIKNPRLLKRSQDEVRQIYGEMGNVDESRLHELKYLRAVIRETLRLHPAGPFLLPRECSQQCEIQGYEIPVKARVFVNVWAIGRDPEHWTESEKFIPERFLESETDFKGKTFNYIPFGAGRRMCPGISFALPNIELPLAQLLYHFDWKLPGDLNPELLDMTEAFGVAVRPKQDLLLIPIPYHSSSI is encoded by the exons ATGTTAGTCAAAATTGTAAAGAAATCCAAGCCTGTAAAGCTCCCACCAGGGCCAAGAAAATTGCCCATAATAGGGAACTTGCATCACCTTAATGGCTCCCTGCCTCATCGAACCCTAGCAGACTTGGCCAAGAAATATGGACCCTTGATGCATCTTCAGCTTGGTGAAGTTTCAACTGTAGTTGTATCTTCTGCAGATGTTGCAAAAGATTTTCTGAACAAATATGATACCATATTTGCTAATAGGCCTACTCTTCTTACATCAACCATACTCTTTTACAATAACACTCATATTAGCTTTTCTCCTTATGGCGATTATTGGAGACAACTACGCAAGACCTACACGATGGAGCTCTTGAGTGCAAGGCGTGTCCAGACATTCCGATCAATTAGGGAAGATGAAGTCTTAAATATGATCAAATCAATCTCTTCAGAAGAAGGATCAGTTGTCAATTTTACCACTAAGTTGTATTCTCTGACATTGAGCATCACTGCTCGGGCTGCTTTTGGTAAAAGAAGTAAATACCATGACGAGTTCTTGTCACTTATGAACGAAGTTGTGATATTGTTGTCAGGGTTCAACGTCGTGGACATGTACCCTTCTTTCAAGATTCTCGAGAGAATTACTGGAATTAGACATAAGCTGGATAGGTTACACAAACAGATTGATGAAGTACTTGAAAACATTCTCAATGAGCACAAAGTCAAAAGAGCGGGGTGGAAACCTGGAAATGGAGAAGCAAATCAGGATCTAGTTGATGTTCTTCTAAATATTCAAGAATCTGGGGAATTTGGAGCTCCACTTACTGACAATAACGTCAAGGCGGTCATCTTT GAAATATTCTTAGCCGGCGGGGAGACGTCATCAACAACTATGGCATGGGCAATGGCTGAAATGATTAAAAACCCAAGACTATTAAAAAGATCCCAAGATGAGGTACGACAAATATATGGTGAAATGGGCAACGTTGATGAGTCACGACTTCATGAATTGAAATACTTGCGAGCAGTTATCAGAGAAACTTTGAGATTGCACCCTGCTGGTCCATTTTTACTTCCCAGGGAATGTAGCCAGCAATGTGAAATTCAGGGATATGAAATTCCTGTCAAAGCCAGAGTCTTTGTCAATGTCTGGGCAATTGGTCGAGATCCAGAACACTGGACTGAATCTGAGAAATTCATTCCAGAGCGGTTTCTTGAATCTGAAACCGATTTCAAGGGAAAAACTTTTAATTATATACCATTTGGGGCGGGAAGAAGGATGTGCCCTGGCATATCATTTGCTCTTCCTAACATCGAGCTACCTCTTGCTCAACTTCTCTACCACTTCGATTGGAAGCTCCCTGGTGATTTGAATCCAGAACTACTAGACATGACCGAGGCCTTTGGCGTTGCAGTCAGGCCAAAACAGGATCTGCTTCTGATTCCTATTCCTTACCACTCTTCTTCTATCTAA